The following proteins are co-located in the Doryrhamphus excisus isolate RoL2022-K1 chromosome 3, RoL_Dexc_1.0, whole genome shotgun sequence genome:
- the tmem125b gene encoding transmembrane protein 125, protein MPELQLLYPPRDNLQPPSLYLDLLQRRTMEDQVDLWWFKDPRHSLMCYCASVALILGLGLGGVCLLSTITTSISNEWRLGVGTTLCLLSLAVLLKQLLSSAIQDMNCVHSRRQIEQLKSGGQADPALILVVGVAVILCGTVLLCVTTISNKGEDSVEMLVSGLVLMAAGLGMALAVVGYGVLVYFKRRREQTRRMRAIRARRLGGGSMRVFCVSGGQLNQARRETVSSRTSMI, encoded by the coding sequence ATGCCGGAATTGCAGCTTTTATATCCGCCTCGTGACAACCTTCAACCTCCAAGCCTTTACCTGGATCTGCTCCAGAGGCGTACCATGGAAGACCAGGTGGACCTGTGGTGGTTCAAAGACCCACGGCACTCCCTCATGTGTTACTGTGCTTCAGTCGCCCTCATATTAGGTCTGGGCCTGGGTGGCGTCTGCCTCCTCTCCACTATCACCACCAGTATCTCCAACGAGTGGCGCCTGGGGGTGGGCACCACGTTATGTCTTCTCTCATTGGCTGTTCTGCTCAAACAGCTTCTTAGCTCCGCTATACAGGATATGAACTGCGTGCACAGTCGGCGACAAATCGAGCAGCTGAAGAGCGGCGGACAGGCCGACCCGGCACTGATTTTGGTTGTGGGTGTGGCGGTGATACTGTGTGGGACGGTTCTTCTCTGTGTGACCACAATCAGTAACAAAGGTGAGGACAGTGTGGAAATGCTGGTTTCAGGTCTGGTGCTGATGGCCGCTGGACTCGGTATGGCTCTGGCTGTGGTGGGGTATGGTGTGCTGGTCTACTTTAAGAGAAGAAGGGAGCAAACCAGGAGGATGAGAGCTATTCGTGCGAGGAGACTAGGAGGTGGGTCTATGCGTGTCTTCTGCGTTTCGGGAGGACAGTTGAACCAGGCGAGGAGAGAGACCGTCTCCAGCAGAACCAGCATGATCTAA